Part of the Rhodothermales bacterium genome is shown below.
CAGGCCGCGCCCATTTCTGGGACTCCGCCATCGGGCGGCAGAAACGACTTGTTGTGAACCAACACGCCTTCGGCGAAATAGTTGTGGAAGCCCGCGACTTCGAGATTGTAGACGGTCATTCGGTCGGCCGACTTGGGGAACGACAGGACCGACGTCTCGCCGACCGCTCCCGCATGGAACGTTCGAAGCTCCGTACCGGTGGAGAGCGAGGACGCAGGCGCGTAGTGCCTTCGTTCTGGAACGTAGAACGGATGCTCCTTGGTGACCCACAGCACATTGCCGTTCGCGAGTCGGAGCTCACGAACGAGGGCGTGTCGATGGCGGAAAGTGCGCGAGATCGGGGAAGGGACACGGCGCCGGGACTCGTGGTCGTAGCTCCACACCAGATCCCCGTCTTGAAGGGCTTCGATAGGAAGGGCCCCGGCGGGCGTGTCGATTCGCGTGCCTGCGGCGAAGCAACTGTCTTCAGAACAGGATGCGACTCCGGAAGCGCAAATTGGAAGAAGAACGAACACGCCAAGACTACGATAAGACATGAGCGAATTCAGCATCCGGACGACAACCCTTGTCAAGGACTGATGAGCGAGCTCAGGTCGCCTTCTCAGGAAACAGACCTGGCATCCAGCGGGACGCGAGCTCCGCTGGGAACGCAATGTGGAGAGGCGAGCGCGGACTCTCGGAGGCGAGCGCTCGGCGTTCTGCCAGCGCTGCAACGACGCGCCGTGCCTGACGGTCACTGACGCCAAGCACGTGAGCGACTTCACCGCGTGGAAGCTCTCCTCGAAAGAGCACGGCTTCAAGCACGCTACCTGCCCTCTCCGGGAGCCCACCGAGACGTATCTCCTCCTCTGCCCACAAGAGGATACGCGCGCGCAACCGGTTCGGTTCGACGAGCGTTTCCATGAAGGAGACCTGATCAAGACAGGTCTGCAGGAAGAATTGCGTGAAGCTCGCGAGGGCCTCCTCGCTCAAATGACCGCGCCCGTCGAGGTCGTTGCGGCGCTCGAGATCGCAAGCGGCAAGGTGGCTCTTGTAGTCAACCACGCGTCTAGCGAGACCTCTCGCAACCGACCAGACACCGCCGGTATCAAGCGCTTCAAGCAGCGTCGCGTGTGAGACGAGCCTTGCTACGCGGCCATTGCCATCAAGGAATGGATGAATCCACAGCAACCTGTGGTGGGCGGCCGCAGCGGCTAGGATCGTGCCTGCCCTACCCGTGTTCGAGTAGACCTCCTCGAAGCGGCCCAGGAAACGAGGCACGGCACCGGGGCTAATGGGAACGTGGCGACCGACGGTGACGTCCCTGTCGCGTAGCTTTCCGGGAACTACCTCGATGCGCCCTTTCGTATCGAGCTCTTCCGCCCAGAGCAGCTCCTCCGGCAAACCCTCACAGAAGCGTCGGTGGATCTCGCAGATCCCGTCGGCCGAGAACTCTTTCCCATGCAGACCCCCACCCTCGTCGATCCATTGCTGCACCGCGATGTGGGCCTTGGCTTCGAGCTGCAGGTTGCGCGTCTTGGGCTCCGCGCTGTAGTCGCTGTTCAGCGCCCGTTCGATGTCGACGGGATGCGTATCGTGACCCTCGATCAGGTTGCTGTAGTAGCAGTTCATGGCGCGAACGAGGTCGGCCAGAGGCTTGAGAACGCCGTCGGGCAGGCTGCGCCGAAACCCCGCCGAGCGGGAGGC
Proteins encoded:
- a CDS encoding Fic family protein, whose product is MEPMLVPDGSPHKARLDDLAVELASRSAGFRRSLPDGVLKPLADLVRAMNCYYSNLIEGHDTHPVDIERALNSDYSAEPKTRNLQLEAKAHIAVQQWIDEGGGLHGKEFSADGICEIHRRFCEGLPEELLWAEELDTKGRIEVVPGKLRDRDVTVGRHVPISPGAVPRFLGRFEEVYSNTGRAGTILAAAAAHHRLLWIHPFLDGNGRVARLVSHATLLEALDTGGVWSVARGLARRVVDYKSHLAACDLERRNDLDGRGHLSEEALASFTQFFLQTCLDQVSFMETLVEPNRLRARILLWAEEEIRLGGLPERAGSVLEAVLFRGELPRGEVAHVLGVSDRQARRVVAALAERRALASESPRSPLHIAFPAELASRWMPGLFPEKAT